One part of the Candidatus Bathyarchaeota archaeon genome encodes these proteins:
- a CDS encoding MFS transporter yields MSRIDYKNILTLRFVFETLNRDLKLLFFSNLIGAFGDGLYFYILPLHMEELGANSVEVGILFSALGLAAAFTPLLGGLLADKYDRKKVMILGWLIWLPTPIILSLAENWSQLLPGMILYGCWIGQPASSAYIATAAEKDKMTLAFTTISASWSLGYIFSPALGGYLSTLVGMKHVFWLSFVFYALCTLGLFFISGQCATKKPSQTSTGIPFRKKKIVIWAVFFAAIMFVITLARPFVTLFLKDELHFNRFHIGVLGSVTFLGSAILAVTLGRLGDKWRKAGAVSVSIMLVCAAFIGLLFFNNFFALIFPFFLMGATYMFWSLMGAVVGSMAPEASRGRWMSVSQTTCMLATILAPYLGGMLYDASPHNPFIVAIAATPLLCILALSKLLKED; encoded by the coding sequence ATGTCGAGGATAGATTACAAGAACATTCTAACCCTCCGGTTTGTCTTTGAAACCTTGAACAGAGACCTCAAACTACTCTTCTTCTCCAACCTAATAGGCGCCTTCGGAGACGGCCTTTACTTCTACATATTACCGCTTCACATGGAAGAGCTTGGCGCAAACTCAGTTGAAGTAGGAATACTGTTCTCTGCGTTGGGTTTAGCGGCTGCATTCACACCTCTCCTCGGAGGTCTCTTAGCGGACAAGTACGACCGGAAAAAAGTTATGATCCTAGGCTGGCTCATATGGTTACCCACTCCAATCATTCTTTCGTTGGCGGAAAATTGGAGTCAACTGTTGCCTGGCATGATCCTGTATGGCTGTTGGATAGGTCAACCGGCCTCCAGCGCTTACATAGCAACTGCAGCAGAAAAAGACAAGATGACGTTGGCTTTTACTACGATCTCAGCTTCATGGTCGCTTGGATACATCTTCTCTCCCGCCTTAGGAGGCTATCTTTCAACGCTCGTCGGCATGAAACACGTCTTCTGGCTATCCTTCGTTTTCTATGCTCTCTGCACATTAGGGCTCTTCTTTATCAGCGGTCAATGCGCAACAAAAAAGCCTTCCCAGACTTCTACAGGTATCCCATTCCGCAAAAAGAAAATTGTCATCTGGGCAGTCTTCTTCGCAGCGATAATGTTTGTCATAACCTTAGCTAGACCATTCGTTACTCTTTTTCTTAAAGATGAACTTCACTTCAACAGATTTCACATCGGCGTTTTAGGATCAGTTACCTTTCTGGGATCAGCAATATTAGCAGTGACTCTGGGCAGACTAGGTGATAAATGGAGGAAAGCAGGCGCCGTTTCCGTTTCAATCATGCTGGTTTGCGCAGCATTCATCGGGCTTCTATTCTTCAATAATTTCTTTGCATTAATTTTCCCCTTTTTCCTAATGGGTGCCACATACATGTTTTGGTCATTAATGGGGGCAGTGGTGGGTTCCATGGCTCCAGAAGCCTCAAGGGGACGATGGATGTCTGTATCACAAACAACTTGCATGCTGGCAACGATTCTTGCCCCATACCTT
- a CDS encoding flavin reductase, producing the protein MNLEALHKISYGLYVVTSRKSDSFNGQIANTVFQVTSEPATIAASINKQNFTHEFIRESNVFVVSVLSKDTPLKFIGHFGFRSGRDIDKFKGINYKVGRTGAPIVLDHAVAYVEAEVIKEVDAGTHTIFIGKLVDAEILTNEEPMTYAYYHDMKRGVTPKAAPTYIKEERRR; encoded by the coding sequence ATGAATCTTGAAGCATTGCATAAAATTAGTTATGGCCTGTATGTCGTGACTTCTAGAAAAAGTGATAGTTTTAACGGTCAGATTGCCAATACGGTATTTCAAGTAACATCTGAACCGGCAACAATAGCGGCGAGTATTAATAAGCAGAACTTCACGCACGAGTTTATCCGAGAAAGCAACGTCTTTGTCGTTTCGGTTCTTTCAAAGGATACGCCATTAAAGTTTATAGGTCATTTCGGATTCAGATCTGGAAGAGATATAGACAAATTCAAAGGAATAAATTATAAAGTTGGCAGAACGGGTGCACCAATAGTTTTGGATCATGCAGTTGCATATGTAGAGGCTGAAGTGATTAAAGAAGTTGATGCGGGTACACACACCATTTTCATTGGTAAATTGGTTGATGCCGAAATCTTAACTAATGAGGAACCTATGACCTATGCTTATTACCATGATATGAAGAGAGGTGTAACTCCTAAGGCGGCTCCAACTTACATAAAAGAAGAAAGGAGACGATAA
- a CDS encoding rubredoxin has translation MKYRCTVCGYIYDPEKGDPDSEIPAGTPFEELPDDWICPVCGVTKDQFEKVE, from the coding sequence ATCAAATACCGATGCACTGTTTGTGGGTATATATACGACCCAGAGAAGGGTGATCCTGACTCTGAAATACCAGCGGGAACTCCGTTTGAAGAACTACCGGATGACTGGATCTGCCCAGTTTGCGGCGTAACGAAAGATCAGTTTGAAAAGGTGGAATAA
- a CDS encoding FprA family A-type flavoprotein, giving the protein MKPRELKANIYWVGAVDWDRRLFDELIPLPDGTSYNAYLVKGSEKTALIDTVDPPMASVLIDNLNQLGVKNIDYVIANHAEQDHSGALPQILKLYPNAVVVATPKCKNLLKELLLIPESKIITVEDGGTLSLGDKTLEFIHAPWVHWPETMLTYLREDKILFTCDFFGSHLATSDLYVTDEATVYEAAKRYYAEIMMPFKTVIQKNLEKIKDVQMDVIAPSHGSLYDKPGFILEAYKDWVYAPPKNIVVLPYISMHGSTKEMVRHFVSALIERGITVKQFNLAETDIGKLAIALVDAATIVIGSPTVLVGPHPNVVYAVYLANALRPKLKFASIIGSYGWGGKMVEQITRMLSNLKVELLEPVVIKGFPKEQDFGALDRLADEILNKHKEHNLTN; this is encoded by the coding sequence ATGAAGCCGAGGGAACTAAAGGCAAATATTTACTGGGTTGGAGCGGTAGATTGGGATAGGCGACTTTTTGACGAACTTATTCCGCTTCCTGATGGAACAAGTTATAACGCTTATCTAGTCAAGGGCAGCGAAAAAACGGCTCTAATAGACACTGTTGACCCACCCATGGCAAGCGTGTTGATAGACAACCTGAATCAGCTGGGTGTTAAAAACATAGATTATGTTATTGCAAATCATGCGGAACAAGACCATTCAGGAGCATTGCCTCAAATATTGAAGCTTTATCCGAATGCCGTGGTTGTTGCAACTCCTAAATGCAAAAATCTGCTCAAGGAGTTGCTCCTAATTCCTGAAAGCAAAATCATAACTGTAGAAGACGGGGGGACCCTCTCGTTAGGGGATAAAACCTTAGAGTTTATCCATGCCCCTTGGGTTCATTGGCCAGAAACAATGCTCACATACTTAAGGGAAGACAAGATACTCTTCACCTGCGATTTTTTTGGTTCTCATCTTGCAACATCTGATTTGTACGTAACCGATGAAGCAACAGTTTACGAGGCGGCTAAGAGATACTATGCAGAAATCATGATGCCGTTTAAAACGGTAATTCAGAAGAATCTAGAGAAAATAAAAGATGTGCAAATGGATGTGATAGCGCCAAGTCATGGGTCACTCTATGATAAGCCAGGGTTCATACTTGAAGCGTACAAAGACTGGGTTTACGCCCCGCCTAAAAACATCGTTGTATTACCCTATATCTCAATGCATGGTAGCACTAAAGAAATGGTGAGACACTTTGTTAGCGCTCTAATTGAAAGAGGCATAACCGTGAAACAATTCAATCTAGCCGAAACGGACATTGGAAAATTAGCAATAGCATTAGTGGATGCCGCTACAATTGTGATAGGATCACCCACAGTTCTAGTAGGGCCTCATCCGAATGTTGTTTATGCGGTTTATCTTGCGAATGCTTTAAGGCCGAAACTGAAGTTTGCATCAATAATCGGGTCTTATGGCTGGGGTGGCAAGATGGTGGAACAAATCACGCGGATGCTATCCAACCTAAAGGTTGAGTTGCTTGAGCCCGTTGTCATAAAAGGGTTTCCAAAAGAACAAGATTTTGGGGCGTTAGACAGATTAGCTGATGAAATCTTAAACAAACATAAGGAACATAACTTAACGAACTGA